One window of Rasiella rasia genomic DNA carries:
- a CDS encoding aminoacyl-histidine dipeptidase, which translates to MNEAIRNLEPKAVWNKFADLNAVPRPSKKETRVIAFMKDFGNSLGLETIEDEVGNVIIRKPATPGMEDRKAIVMQSHLDMVHQKNNDTDFNFDTQGIEMHVDGDWVRANGTTLGADNGLGVATIMAILESDTIVHPALEALFTIDEETGMTGAMGLKGGLLQGEILLNLDTEEDDEIGVGCAGGVDVTAEKYYKEEVAPENATTYTITVKGLQGGHSGMDIIKGLGNANKMMNRVLYKCQGIIRIAEIQGGSLRNAIPRESVAKIVVETLNKNAFESEFKRIASEIKEEYKLLEPSLAIVCEASNTNATKVMAETGQTQLLQTMYGLHNGVYRMSPAIEDLVETSNNIAKVTVKEGSSKVECLTRSSVNSSKLDMANTLKSVFNLAGFDVTFSGEYPGWAPNMDSPILKVLDGLYEKLHGEKAHVAACHAGLECGILGQNYPEMDMISFGPTIKGAHSPDERASISSTKKFWEFVLEILKEIPKK; encoded by the coding sequence ATGAACGAAGCCATTAGAAATTTAGAACCGAAAGCTGTCTGGAATAAATTTGCAGACCTAAACGCAGTACCGCGCCCTTCCAAAAAGGAAACAAGGGTTATTGCTTTTATGAAAGACTTCGGAAATTCTCTTGGTTTAGAAACCATAGAAGATGAAGTGGGTAACGTTATTATTAGAAAACCTGCAACGCCAGGAATGGAAGATAGAAAAGCAATTGTTATGCAAAGCCACCTTGATATGGTGCATCAAAAAAATAATGATACCGACTTTAATTTCGATACCCAAGGAATCGAAATGCACGTAGATGGCGACTGGGTTCGGGCAAATGGAACTACCCTTGGGGCAGATAATGGTCTGGGAGTGGCAACCATTATGGCTATTTTAGAAAGTGATACAATTGTACATCCTGCTCTTGAGGCACTGTTTACCATCGATGAAGAAACTGGTATGACAGGAGCTATGGGATTGAAGGGCGGCCTTTTACAAGGTGAGATTTTATTGAACTTAGATACCGAAGAAGATGATGAGATTGGTGTTGGGTGTGCTGGCGGCGTAGATGTAACAGCAGAAAAATACTATAAAGAAGAAGTAGCTCCAGAGAATGCCACAACCTACACAATTACCGTTAAAGGCTTGCAAGGTGGACATAGTGGTATGGATATCATTAAGGGCTTGGGTAATGCCAACAAAATGATGAACCGTGTCCTTTACAAATGTCAAGGAATTATTCGTATTGCCGAGATACAGGGAGGTAGTCTACGTAATGCCATACCTAGAGAAAGTGTAGCCAAAATTGTGGTTGAAACCTTAAATAAAAATGCTTTTGAATCTGAATTTAAAAGAATTGCATCAGAAATTAAGGAAGAGTATAAATTGCTGGAACCTTCATTGGCAATCGTTTGCGAAGCTTCTAATACCAACGCAACAAAAGTAATGGCAGAAACTGGACAGACTCAATTGCTCCAAACCATGTATGGACTGCACAATGGTGTGTACCGAATGAGTCCTGCTATTGAAGACTTGGTAGAGACTTCAAACAACATAGCGAAAGTTACGGTAAAGGAAGGAAGTAGTAAGGTAGAGTGCTTAACACGCTCTTCGGTAAATTCATCAAAACTAGATATGGCAAATACGCTAAAATCTGTATTTAATTTAGCTGGTTTCGATGTGACTTTTTCTGGAGAGTATCCTGGTTGGGCGCCAAATATGGATAGTCCAATCTTAAAGGTGTTAGACGGTTTATATGAAAAGCTTCACGGAGAGAAGGCACATGTAGCCGCATGTCATGCCGGATTAGAATGCGGAATTCTAGGACAAAATTACCCAGAAATGGACATGATTTCATTTGGACCTACCATAAAAGGAGCGCACTCACCAGACGAACGAGCAAGTATTTCTTCAACAAAGAAGTTTTGGGAGTTTGTGCTAGAAATTTTGAAGGAAATTCCGAAGAAATAG
- a CDS encoding DUF3810 domain-containing protein has protein sequence MNKISAVFKASRTKLILALLLPVQYFGLKLLRHFPEFIERYYSQGIFPLLSKISRYLFGWIPFSIGDIFYILIGIVALRWLYKNVRRLKREPVRFFIDIAATLSLVYFVFNLLWGFNYYRMPLHETLALERDYTTEQLIETTKRLIAKSNALHRELGFEDSTKVTLPYSQQEIFDMSDNGYKNLEKEFPQLAYHPKSIKKSGWSLGLTYMGYSGYYNPFSGEAQVNNLIKTYKFSVVSCHEQAHQIGYAAENEANFVATLATLHNDNTYIKYTGYIFALRYCVNEIARRDMEAYEALLPTINFGILESYREMREFWASYQNPFEDISKAFWDQFLKANNQSKGIMSYSYMVALVVNYFEDKPF, from the coding sequence TTGAATAAAATTTCCGCAGTATTTAAGGCAAGTCGTACCAAATTAATCTTAGCACTACTTCTTCCTGTGCAATACTTTGGTTTAAAGCTATTGCGTCACTTTCCAGAATTTATAGAACGCTATTACAGCCAAGGTATATTTCCTTTACTTTCAAAAATCTCACGCTATTTATTTGGGTGGATTCCATTTTCTATTGGAGATATTTTTTACATACTTATTGGTATAGTAGCGCTGCGTTGGTTGTATAAAAATGTGCGTCGCTTAAAACGCGAACCTGTACGTTTTTTTATCGATATTGCTGCAACGCTCTCCTTGGTCTATTTTGTCTTTAATCTTTTATGGGGCTTCAATTATTACAGAATGCCTTTGCATGAAACCTTAGCATTAGAGCGAGATTATACTACAGAGCAACTAATTGAAACCACAAAGCGTCTTATTGCGAAGTCGAACGCCCTACATCGCGAATTAGGATTTGAAGACAGTACAAAAGTGACCTTACCATATTCTCAGCAGGAAATTTTTGACATGAGTGATAACGGCTATAAAAATCTTGAAAAAGAATTTCCGCAACTAGCCTATCACCCTAAAAGCATCAAAAAAAGTGGATGGAGCTTAGGGTTAACCTATATGGGATATAGCGGATATTACAATCCGTTTTCTGGTGAAGCACAGGTAAATAACCTCATTAAAACCTATAAATTCTCTGTTGTAAGTTGTCATGAACAAGCACACCAAATTGGATATGCAGCAGAAAACGAGGCCAATTTTGTAGCAACATTAGCCACCTTACACAATGATAACACCTATATAAAGTATACGGGGTATATTTTTGCCCTTCGGTATTGTGTGAACGAGATTGCTAGACGCGATATGGAAGCCTACGAGGCGTTACTACCTACTATTAACTTCGGAATCTTAGAAAGTTACCGAGAAATGCGTGAATTTTGGGCGAGTTATCAAAATCCGTTTGAGGATATCTCCAAAGCTTTTTGGGATCAATTTCTGAAAGCTAATAATCAATCTAAAGGGATTATGAGTTATAGCTATATGGTAGCCTTGGTTGTTAATTATTTTGAAGACAAGCCTTTTTAG
- a CDS encoding amidohydrolase family protein has protein sequence MKNRLLWVLFLFSVTLTSAQEYFPDNGGLKEQNTNYTAFTNATLYITPTEVVKNGTLLIQNGKVIAAGKSVRVPSNAITIDLQGKYIYPSFIDPYTDFGVAKPKREGGGRRSPQYEASRDGFYWNDHIMPENEAISKFKYDKKKADAFRKAGFGVLNTHIMDGIARGTGVLVALNDDEGAGIRIINDQSGQYFSFSKSVASRQSYPTSLMGAMALLRQMYSDAAWYAKGNSKTKDRSLEALNANKNLVSFFEAGSKDNNLRADKIGDAYGINYIIVGGGDEYEMLEAIKSSNARYIIPLNFPDAYDVSDPYAEKYLSIEDMREWNQAPMNPKWLSDEGVQFSLTTFELKNPSELKGNLTKAFNYGYDETKALEALTTIPAAFLNASDKIGSLQPGRYANFLIASGPIFDKETTLYENWVQGQKNVINTKDQKDIRGNYKISAGGKTYDVKLSGDIAKMKSEVSIGDTKYPSKVSYSDNWVSLSFTDEASKEVFRTTGIIPKDGQNFSGKLLLPSGGEQDFTAIKQNGSSADEKKDKEDNQKPNEVVPITYPNVGYGFTTKPRQQNMLFKNATVWTSEASGILENTDVLVKNGKIVSIGKNLSAGGATVIDATGKHLTAGVIDEHSHIAALSINEAGHNSSAEVTIEDVVNPEDINIYRNLAGGVTSIQILHGSANPIGGRSAILKLKWGEDADGLIYDNSPKFIKFALGENVKQSNWESYSRFPQTRMGVEQMYVNYFNRAKQYEAEKNSGADYRYDEEMEVLVEILNGERFISCHSYVQSEINMLMKVAERFGFTINTFTHILEGYKVADKMKQHGVGASTFSDWWAYKFEVNDAIPYNAAIMADQGLVVAINSDDREMSRRLNQEAAKSVKYGGMSEEEAWKMVTINPAKLLHIDNRTGSIKEGKDADLVLWSDHPLSVYAKAEKTIIDGVTYFDAEKDKQMRQQIKNERTKLVKLMLDEKNGGGKTRAPRGRDKREFHCETIN, from the coding sequence ATGAAAAACCGACTTCTCTGGGTGCTGTTTTTATTCAGCGTGACCCTCACCTCGGCACAAGAGTACTTCCCTGACAACGGGGGGCTTAAAGAGCAAAACACAAACTACACGGCTTTTACAAACGCTACCTTATATATTACGCCTACAGAGGTGGTAAAAAACGGTACCTTACTAATTCAGAATGGTAAGGTAATAGCTGCCGGAAAATCGGTACGTGTTCCTTCTAATGCTATTACTATTGATTTGCAGGGTAAGTACATCTATCCTTCCTTTATAGATCCGTATACCGATTTTGGTGTAGCCAAGCCCAAAAGAGAAGGAGGCGGTCGTCGTTCTCCACAGTACGAAGCCTCTCGAGATGGATTTTACTGGAATGACCACATCATGCCCGAAAATGAAGCCATTTCAAAATTTAAGTACGACAAAAAGAAAGCTGATGCTTTTAGAAAAGCTGGCTTTGGCGTATTAAATACACATATCATGGACGGTATTGCCCGTGGTACTGGGGTACTCGTAGCGCTTAATGATGATGAAGGAGCAGGTATAAGAATTATTAATGACCAGAGTGGGCAGTATTTTTCATTTAGTAAAAGTGTAGCCAGCAGACAATCGTACCCTACCTCACTTATGGGTGCCATGGCATTGTTAAGACAAATGTATAGCGACGCTGCTTGGTATGCGAAAGGAAATTCTAAAACCAAAGACCGTTCGCTAGAAGCTTTAAATGCAAATAAAAACCTTGTTTCTTTTTTTGAAGCAGGTAGTAAAGACAATAATCTACGCGCAGACAAAATTGGTGATGCATATGGTATAAATTATATAATTGTTGGTGGTGGCGATGAATATGAAATGCTAGAGGCTATCAAATCTAGTAATGCCCGATATATCATTCCGCTAAATTTTCCCGATGCTTATGATGTAAGTGATCCGTATGCCGAAAAGTACTTGAGCATAGAAGACATGCGCGAATGGAACCAAGCGCCGATGAACCCTAAATGGTTATCTGATGAAGGAGTACAATTTTCTCTAACCACTTTCGAATTGAAAAACCCTTCAGAATTAAAGGGGAATCTTACAAAAGCCTTTAATTATGGATATGACGAGACAAAAGCGTTAGAAGCACTTACCACAATTCCTGCAGCTTTCTTAAATGCGTCTGATAAAATAGGCTCGTTACAGCCAGGACGGTATGCAAACTTCTTAATTGCCTCTGGTCCTATTTTCGATAAAGAAACAACGCTTTATGAGAATTGGGTACAGGGACAAAAGAATGTGATAAACACAAAAGATCAAAAAGACATACGTGGAAATTATAAAATTTCAGCAGGAGGAAAAACCTATGACGTAAAGTTAAGCGGTGACATTGCCAAAATGAAATCGGAAGTATCTATTGGTGATACTAAATATCCGTCAAAAGTGAGTTACAGTGATAATTGGGTAAGCTTAAGCTTCACAGACGAAGCCAGTAAAGAAGTATTTCGCACTACTGGAATTATTCCAAAAGACGGTCAGAACTTTTCAGGTAAATTACTACTGCCTTCTGGGGGAGAACAAGATTTTACAGCCATAAAGCAAAATGGTAGTAGTGCAGACGAAAAGAAAGATAAAGAAGATAACCAAAAACCAAATGAGGTAGTACCTATTACTTACCCCAATGTAGGGTACGGATTTACAACCAAGCCACGCCAGCAAAATATGTTGTTTAAGAACGCTACGGTTTGGACAAGTGAAGCTAGTGGCATCTTAGAAAACACAGATGTACTTGTTAAAAACGGTAAAATTGTATCTATTGGCAAGAATCTAAGTGCTGGAGGAGCCACAGTTATTGACGCAACTGGCAAGCACCTTACCGCTGGAGTGATAGATGAACACTCGCACATTGCAGCGCTCTCTATTAATGAAGCTGGTCATAATTCTTCGGCAGAGGTTACTATTGAAGATGTTGTAAATCCTGAAGACATAAATATCTACAGGAATTTAGCCGGTGGCGTTACCTCTATTCAAATTTTACACGGAAGTGCCAATCCTATTGGAGGACGTTCGGCAATTCTGAAATTAAAATGGGGAGAAGATGCCGACGGATTGATTTATGATAACAGTCCGAAGTTTATCAAATTTGCCTTAGGTGAAAATGTAAAGCAAAGTAATTGGGAGAGCTATAGCCGATTTCCGCAGACACGAATGGGAGTAGAACAGATGTATGTAAACTATTTTAATCGCGCCAAGCAATACGAAGCGGAGAAAAATAGTGGAGCCGACTACCGATACGATGAAGAGATGGAGGTTTTAGTTGAAATCTTAAACGGCGAACGTTTCATTAGTTGCCATAGTTATGTGCAGAGTGAAATAAATATGCTAATGAAAGTAGCAGAGCGTTTCGGCTTTACCATAAATACTTTCACGCACATTCTTGAAGGATACAAAGTTGCAGACAAAATGAAGCAACACGGTGTTGGAGCCTCTACCTTTAGTGATTGGTGGGCGTATAAATTTGAAGTAAATGATGCTATACCTTACAATGCGGCGATAATGGCAGATCAAGGCCTTGTGGTTGCTATTAATAGTGACGACAGGGAAATGTCTAGAAGACTAAACCAAGAAGCTGCAAAAAGTGTAAAGTACGGAGGTATGAGCGAAGAAGAAGCCTGGAAAATGGTAACTATTAATCCGGCAAAGCTCTTGCACATAGACAATAGAACAGGAAGTATTAAAGAAGGAAAAGACGCAGATTTAGTACTATGGAGTGATCACCCGCTATCGGTATACGCCAAAGCTGAAAAAACAATCATTGATGGCGTTACGTATTTTGATGCCGAGAAAGATAAACAGATGCGGCAGCAAATAAAAAACGAGCGTACCAAGTTGGTAAAATTAATGCTAGACGAAAAGAACGGTGGAGGTAAAACTCGAGCACCAAGAGGAAGAGATAAAAGAGAATTTCACTGTGAAACCATTAACTAA
- a CDS encoding amidohydrolase family protein, whose amino-acid sequence MKKYISIILALVIGSAVVAQQTPAPVQKEVITISGATAHLGNGSIIENSVIVFENGKITAIGNASTPTKGRTINAQGKHVYPGFIAPAKSLGLIEVNSVRASDDQDELGEFIPNVRSLIAYNAESKVVESMRPNGVLLGQIAPQGGAISGTSSIVQFDAWNWEDAAIKVDDGIHLNWPNSFRRGRWWLGEDRGFKPNKDYAKQIQEGVDFIQNAKAYGSGKAGEQPNEAYKAMQGLFNGSQKLYVYVHGEKEMIDAVTTAKENGINNVVIVGGYEAYKIIPFLKKNNVPVLVRQPHATPQRDDDDYDMPYKLPKLLVDGGLLVGLQNADMSNFQTRNLPFYAGHVAGQGLDKEKALQLITGNTAEILGISDSYGTLEIGKSATLFISEGDALDMRTNVLTHAFIDGREISLETHQTELWKRYMEKYSRE is encoded by the coding sequence ATGAAAAAGTATATATCTATCATTTTAGCGCTAGTTATTGGAAGCGCAGTAGTTGCACAACAAACACCTGCTCCTGTTCAGAAAGAGGTGATAACAATCTCAGGAGCCACCGCTCACCTAGGAAACGGATCTATTATTGAAAATAGTGTGATCGTATTTGAGAACGGCAAGATTACCGCTATTGGTAATGCTAGTACTCCAACAAAGGGAAGAACAATAAATGCACAAGGTAAGCACGTATATCCCGGGTTTATTGCTCCTGCCAAATCGTTAGGACTAATAGAAGTAAACTCAGTACGCGCAAGTGACGATCAGGACGAGTTGGGTGAATTTATCCCTAACGTACGTAGCTTAATAGCCTACAATGCTGAGAGCAAAGTAGTTGAAAGTATGCGACCAAACGGAGTGTTACTCGGTCAAATTGCACCGCAGGGAGGAGCTATAAGTGGTACCTCTTCTATCGTACAATTTGACGCTTGGAATTGGGAAGATGCAGCAATTAAAGTAGATGACGGCATACACCTTAACTGGCCTAACAGCTTCCGTCGAGGCAGATGGTGGTTAGGCGAAGATCGTGGCTTTAAACCAAATAAAGATTACGCAAAGCAAATTCAAGAAGGTGTCGATTTTATACAAAACGCAAAAGCTTACGGTTCTGGAAAAGCAGGAGAACAACCAAATGAAGCCTACAAAGCCATGCAGGGTTTATTTAATGGTAGTCAGAAACTCTACGTATACGTGCACGGTGAAAAAGAAATGATTGATGCCGTTACTACAGCAAAAGAAAATGGTATTAACAATGTGGTAATTGTGGGTGGATACGAAGCCTATAAAATTATTCCTTTTCTAAAGAAAAACAACGTTCCTGTTTTAGTACGTCAGCCACACGCCACGCCTCAGCGAGACGACGATGATTACGACATGCCTTACAAACTGCCAAAATTATTGGTAGATGGCGGACTGTTGGTTGGATTGCAAAACGCAGATATGAGTAATTTTCAGACCAGAAATCTACCTTTTTATGCAGGTCATGTTGCAGGCCAAGGACTTGACAAGGAAAAAGCATTACAACTCATTACTGGAAATACTGCGGAAATTTTAGGCATTTCAGACAGTTACGGCACATTAGAAATTGGTAAAAGTGCTACTTTGTTTATAAGTGAAGGAGATGCGTTGGATATGCGTACAAATGTCTTGACGCATGCGTTTATCGACGGTCGAGAAATTTCTTTGGAAACCCACCAAACAGAGTTATGGAAGCGATATATGGAAAAGTATAGCAGAGAGTAA
- the arsC gene encoding arsenate reductase (glutaredoxin) (This arsenate reductase requires both glutathione and glutaredoxin to convert arsenate to arsenite, after which the efflux transporter formed by ArsA and ArsB can extrude the arsenite from the cell, providing resistance.) — MITIYHNPRCSKSRQGLAIVEASGQNFEVVKYLDIPFSEEKLLEVVKLLGVKPIDLVRKNEAIWKEQFKGKTISDGEVISAMIAHPKLIERPIVVNGNKAVVGRPPESICDIL; from the coding sequence ATGATTACAATATATCATAACCCAAGGTGTAGCAAATCGAGACAAGGACTGGCCATTGTTGAAGCTAGCGGACAAAATTTTGAAGTGGTAAAGTACTTAGACATTCCCTTTTCCGAAGAAAAGCTTCTAGAAGTAGTAAAACTGCTAGGTGTAAAACCCATAGATTTGGTTCGAAAAAATGAAGCCATCTGGAAAGAACAATTTAAAGGTAAAACAATCTCTGATGGCGAAGTGATTTCGGCCATGATAGCTCACCCCAAATTAATTGAGCGTCCAATCGTTGTAAATGGTAATAAAGCTGTTGTTGGCAGACCTCCAGAAAGCATTTGTGATATTTTATAA
- a CDS encoding TonB-dependent receptor domain-containing protein, which translates to MKLLTSLLALLFSAFLIAQTDVTATGKVLEQGTNYPLEYATVSFIDATGKTVTGGITDVDGNFSIDIPSGTYTVKYEFISYKSIQKPNLQIQQATTLPTVYLSLDSESLDEVVVRAETTEVQIRLDKKVYNIGKDLTTSGATVSDALGNVPSVTVDVDGAISLRGNENVRILINGKPSAIAGFGSTDALRQLPADAIERVEVITSPSARYDAEGTAGILNIILRKEKTLGLNGSVQANLGVPLSSGLTGNINLRTDKFNIFNTTGVRYNKSPGNAYFETRYLTANASNPLVTEDREYDRLNRGFNTNLGIEYYLTDKSSITASGFLRLGDDEDVTTNLTKEFDAANVLAIERSRIETETEEDTSLQFSLNYVNNFDTNGHKLTIDLQAEDDAETETSFIDEFNTFPTNELLPAEFITQIEDQNEYLVQADYVRPIGENAQFEAGYRGNFEKTVTDYLLTEQLTPGGAFVRNDSLSNVFTYEENVNALYTQYGNKFGKFSFLLGLRLEDTQLKGEVTGEDITSNDDFNVNFDNSYTGLFPTVNVVYELGERENVTLGYNRRINRPRGFFINPFPSRSSEANVFQGNPSLRPAFANAFDLGYLKRWSKLTLTTSVYYQRETDAFERVSEDTGEVTPNGVPIIRTIPFNLATNERYGFEAGVLYNPAKWLRLNGSFNFFGFKTVGIFNDVDYGTENTSWFARGSSKVTLPYKIDWQTTAFYRGPRINAQAETEGMLSVNLAFSKDIMSDNATIGFNVSDLLNSRKRNTTTITPSFESESEFQWRERQFNLSFTYRFNQKKERQRGGRGDGDFDGDDGDFGD; encoded by the coding sequence ATGAAACTACTTACCAGCCTACTTGCGTTACTTTTTAGCGCTTTTTTAATAGCTCAAACCGACGTTACCGCAACAGGAAAAGTACTTGAACAAGGTACTAACTATCCACTAGAATATGCAACGGTATCATTTATAGACGCCACTGGAAAAACTGTCACAGGTGGGATTACCGATGTAGACGGAAATTTTTCAATAGACATTCCTTCTGGTACGTATACGGTAAAATATGAGTTTATAAGTTATAAATCTATTCAAAAACCCAACCTGCAAATTCAACAGGCTACCACGCTACCTACAGTCTATCTTTCGTTAGATTCTGAAAGTTTAGATGAAGTGGTGGTACGTGCCGAGACAACAGAAGTTCAGATTAGGCTAGATAAAAAAGTATATAATATAGGAAAAGACCTTACTACAAGTGGTGCCACCGTAAGTGATGCATTAGGGAATGTACCTTCTGTAACCGTCGATGTAGATGGTGCAATTAGTCTAAGAGGTAATGAAAATGTACGTATTCTAATTAATGGAAAACCTAGTGCCATTGCCGGGTTTGGTAGCACCGATGCCCTACGTCAACTTCCGGCAGATGCTATTGAACGTGTTGAAGTAATTACATCACCCTCTGCTAGATACGATGCAGAAGGAACTGCTGGTATCCTTAATATTATACTACGGAAAGAGAAAACATTGGGGCTAAACGGCTCTGTACAGGCAAATTTAGGGGTTCCTCTAAGTAGTGGTTTAACTGGTAATATTAACCTAAGAACCGATAAATTCAATATATTTAATACAACAGGGGTACGCTATAACAAGTCTCCTGGTAACGCCTATTTTGAAACTCGATATTTAACGGCGAATGCTTCTAACCCGTTAGTGACAGAAGACCGCGAGTATGACCGATTAAATCGCGGATTTAATACCAACTTAGGAATTGAGTATTATTTAACCGATAAATCTTCAATTACAGCTTCGGGATTTTTGCGATTGGGAGACGACGAAGATGTCACTACCAATTTAACAAAAGAGTTTGACGCGGCTAATGTACTTGCTATTGAACGAAGTAGAATAGAGACTGAAACTGAAGAAGACACCAGTCTTCAATTCTCGTTAAATTACGTGAACAATTTCGACACAAATGGTCACAAACTTACCATAGACTTGCAAGCAGAAGATGATGCAGAAACAGAGACTTCTTTTATTGATGAGTTTAATACGTTTCCTACCAACGAGTTACTACCCGCAGAATTTATTACGCAAATAGAAGACCAAAATGAATATTTAGTACAAGCAGATTATGTACGACCTATTGGGGAGAATGCGCAATTTGAAGCGGGCTACCGTGGTAATTTTGAGAAAACAGTAACAGATTATTTGCTTACCGAGCAGCTAACGCCAGGCGGAGCCTTTGTAAGAAACGATAGCTTGTCTAACGTATTTACCTATGAAGAGAACGTAAACGCCCTTTACACTCAATATGGGAACAAATTTGGAAAGTTCTCTTTCCTATTAGGACTAAGATTAGAAGACACCCAATTAAAAGGAGAAGTTACTGGAGAAGATATTACAAGTAATGACGATTTCAACGTAAACTTTGATAACAGCTATACAGGGTTATTCCCAACAGTAAATGTTGTCTATGAACTGGGAGAACGTGAAAATGTTACACTAGGATATAACCGTAGAATTAATCGTCCGCGTGGATTTTTTATTAACCCATTCCCTTCTAGAAGTAGTGAGGCTAATGTTTTTCAAGGAAATCCTAGCTTACGTCCTGCTTTTGCAAATGCATTTGATCTAGGGTATTTAAAAAGATGGAGCAAATTAACACTCACAACATCTGTATACTACCAGCGTGAAACCGATGCTTTTGAGCGAGTGAGTGAAGATACTGGTGAAGTAACGCCAAACGGTGTTCCTATTATTAGAACCATTCCGTTTAACTTAGCTACTAATGAACGCTACGGTTTTGAAGCAGGTGTTTTGTACAATCCAGCAAAATGGCTACGTCTTAATGGTAGTTTCAACTTCTTCGGATTTAAAACTGTAGGTATATTTAACGATGTGGACTATGGTACAGAAAACACCAGTTGGTTTGCACGTGGAAGTAGTAAAGTAACACTTCCGTATAAGATAGATTGGCAGACCACTGCATTTTACAGAGGCCCAAGGATTAATGCCCAGGCCGAAACAGAAGGTATGTTATCTGTAAATCTAGCTTTCAGTAAAGATATTATGAGCGACAATGCTACAATTGGGTTTAATGTAAGTGATTTACTAAATTCAAGAAAAAGAAACACTACTACAATTACTCCATCTTTTGAAAGTGAGTCTGAGTTTCAATGGCGTGAACGACAGTTTAATTTAAGTTTTACCTATAGATTCAATCAGAAGAAAGAACGTCAACGTGGAGGAAGAGGCGATGGAGATTTTGACGGCGACGATGGAGACTTTGGAGATTAA